The following nucleotide sequence is from Tardiphaga sp. 709.
AATTGACGGGCATCTATCATAATCTCATCCGCTACTGGGCCGAGGTATAAGCTTGTTTAGAACCGTTCTTAAGTCGCTGGCTGTGCTGGCAGTGGTCGCGTTTGCTTCGCCCATCATTGCGCAGCAGGCTGCAAAGCCCGCGGCGCCAGTGGTTACTCAAGCAGCCCCCGTGGCAGCGCCGGCGCCGGTAGCTGCACAGCCAAGCAGTCCGGCGGCGAGCCCGGCCGCTTCCACAGCTCTTGCTAGCCCGGTGGCGGAGGCCGCGCCCCGGCCGATGGTCGCGACGGGTGAGCACGATCTGTCGCCCTGGAAGATGTTCATGGGCGCCGACATCATCGTCAAAGCGGTGATGGTGGGTCTGGCTTTCGCCTCGGTCGTCACCTGGACGGTCGGCATTTTCAAGATGATGGAACTGAGCTGGGCCATGCGTCGCCTGAAGGGTGCGCTCCGCAAGATCGGTGAATCGCGTTCGTTGTCCGAAGCGCAGATGGCGCTCGGCGAGCGCGGTACGATCCTGTCGCGCCTGTTGGCGGCGGCGATGCGGGAAGGACGGATGTCCGCCGGCATTTCGAGCGATGAAGGCATCAAGGAGCGCGCCGCGTCGAGTTTCGGCGAAATCGTTCGCGCTGAAGGTCGCAAGGTGCGTACCGGTATGGGCATCCTGGCGACCATTGGTGCAACGTCACCCTTCGTCGGGCTGTTCGGCACCGTGTGGGGCATCATGAACAGCTTCATCGGCATCTCGAAGTCGCAGACCACGAATCTCGCCGTCGTCGCGCCCGGTATCGCCGAAGCGCTGCTGGCCACCGCCATCGGCCTCGTTGCGGCGATCCCGGCGGTCATCATCTATAATCACTTCTCGCGCGTGACGAAGGCGTACATGGAAATCGTCGGCCGTGCGCAGGGCGCCGCCGGTCGTCTGCTGTCACGCGATCTTGATCGCACGCATTCGAGTTCACACGCTCGCGCAGCGGCTGAATAATCATGGGTATGTCGCTTTCCGAAGGTGCAGACGACGATGATGATTTCGGTGAAAATCACGAAATCAACGTCACACCCTTCATCGACGTCATTCTGGTTCTGCTGATCATCTTCATGGTGGCAGCGCCGCTGTCGACGGTGGACCTGCCGATCAATCTGCCGTCCTCCACGGTGACGCCTCAAAAGAAGCCGGACAAGCCGACCTATGTGAGCATCAAGCCCGACCTCGCGGTCGCGATCGGCGAGAACATGGTCAAGCGCGTCGATCTGGTGCGTCAGCTCGATGCGATGGGCGATGGCAACAAGGATCGGCCGATCTTTCTGCGCGTCGATCGCGCGGTGCCCTATGGCGAATTCTTCGATGTGATGGAACGGCTGCGTGCCGGTGGCTATCAGAAGACCAAGCTTGTTGCACTGGAAGGTGTTCCGGATGCCGCTGCGGCATCGCCGACGCCAACCGCTGCATCTGATGCACCGAAGCCCTGACGTTACGGAAGCGCTATGTCCGAGCTCGATAGAAAGTCGTCCTGGCGACTGTGGCTGATCGCGGCGCTTGTCGCCGTGCTGCTGCATGTCGGCGGCATCGCTGCGGCTGTGTTCGAGATGCAGCAGGAAGAGGACGACGACGGCCTTGGCGCCAATGCCATCGAAGTCGGGATGGAAATGGTGTCGCCCGACGTCGAGCCGACCGATCTTCCGCAGGGCCCGGATTCGGAGGCTTCGACCGCATCTCCGGCCGTTCAGGAGCAGAAGGCTGTCGAGAAGCAGAGCGATCTCCCCAAGGAGACGCCGCACGAGAGCGAAGAACCCGATCAGGTCGTGACCGAGAGCAAGGCGACCAAGCCGGAAGAAGAGACACCCGAAAAGGCGCAAAAGCAGCAGCAGGCGTCGCAGGAATCCGTCGCGTCGGAAGCCGCCGCGCAGCAGAAGCTCGATGATTCCAAGACCGGCGAGAAAGCGCAAGCGCAGCAGGGCGGCATCGGCACCGACAAGAAGCGCCTGTCGACAATCTGGTCCAAGCAGCTCAGCGCCTATCTCGAAAAGAACAAGCGCTATCCGCAGGATCGCCAGCAGAAGACGGCCGAAGTGACGGTGAATTTCGAGATCGACCGCGTCGGCAAGGTCCTGGCTGTGCGGGTGGTGAAGGGCTCCGGCGACGCCGCATTCGACGAGGCCGCGGTTGCCATGGTCCGCCGCTCAGACCCGCTGCCGGCGCCGCCGCCGTTGATCGCCGACGACGGCCTGAGCTTCACCGTGCCGGTGATCTTCCGCGTCAAGGGCAAGGGATAGGAAAGGGCGACTAGTAAGTCGCCCGTCCGCCCGAAATATCGAACACGGCGCCGGTCGAGAAGGCGCAGTCTTCCGAGGCCAGCCAGGCAGCCATCGCGGCCAGTTCCTGCACCAGCACAAAACGTCCTTTCGGAATCTTCGACAGCATGAAGTTGATATGCTGTTCCGTCATCTGGTCGAAAATCGCCGTTTTCGCCGCAGCAGGCGTGATGGCGTTGACGTTGATCTCGTGGCCGGCCAGTTCCTTGCCGAGCGACTTGGTCAGCGCGATCAAACCGGCCTTGGATGCCGAATAGTGCGAGGCGTTCGGGTTGCCTTCCTTGCCGGCAATCGAGGCGATGTTGACGATGCGGCCGTAATTCTGCTTCAGCATCACGGGGACGATAGCCTTGCAACACAGGAACGGGCCGTCGAGATTGATACGCATCACCTTGCGCCAATCGTCGTAATCGATCTCCCATACCGGCTTGTTGAATCCGGTAATGCCGGCATTGTTGACCAGGATATCGACCTTGCCAAACTCCTGAAGCGTCGCAGCGCGAGCTTCATCAATTGAAGCCACGTCGGTGACATCGACTTTGAGGGCAATCACTTCGTCGCCGATTTCGCTCGCCGTTTTTACGGCCAGGTCAATATCCTGATCCCAGATCGCCACCTTGGCGCCGGAAGCAACGAAGCGTTCAGTGATCGCGCGGCCAAAGCCCTGGGCGCCGCCCGTGACCACGGCGTAGCGGCCGTTCAGATCGATCTTGTTCATGATGCGATGTCCTCGGTTACAGCGTCCAGCCGCCGTCGATGATGTGCGCGACGCCAGTTGTGAAGGCGCTTTCGTCGCTGGCGAGATAGACGGCGAGGGATGCGATTTCCTCGGCGGTCCCGAGACGACCCATCGGCTGCCGGCTCACGAACAGCTCGCGGCCATTCGGGCCTGCGGCCGCGGCGCGGTCGAGCATCGACGGCGTTTCGATCGTGCCGGGGCAGATCGCGTTGCAGCGAATGCCTTTGGTGATGTAGTC
It contains:
- the exbD gene encoding TonB system transport protein ExbD yields the protein MGMSLSEGADDDDDFGENHEINVTPFIDVILVLLIIFMVAAPLSTVDLPINLPSSTVTPQKKPDKPTYVSIKPDLAVAIGENMVKRVDLVRQLDAMGDGNKDRPIFLRVDRAVPYGEFFDVMERLRAGGYQKTKLVALEGVPDAAAASPTPTAASDAPKP
- a CDS encoding SDR family NAD(P)-dependent oxidoreductase, translated to MNKIDLNGRYAVVTGGAQGFGRAITERFVASGAKVAIWDQDIDLAVKTASEIGDEVIALKVDVTDVASIDEARAATLQEFGKVDILVNNAGITGFNKPVWEIDYDDWRKVMRINLDGPFLCCKAIVPVMLKQNYGRIVNIASIAGKEGNPNASHYSASKAGLIALTKSLGKELAGHEINVNAITPAAAKTAIFDQMTEQHINFMLSKIPKGRFVLVQELAAMAAWLASEDCAFSTGAVFDISGGRATY
- the exbB gene encoding tonB-system energizer ExbB; translated protein: MFRTVLKSLAVLAVVAFASPIIAQQAAKPAAPVVTQAAPVAAPAPVAAQPSSPAASPAASTALASPVAEAAPRPMVATGEHDLSPWKMFMGADIIVKAVMVGLAFASVVTWTVGIFKMMELSWAMRRLKGALRKIGESRSLSEAQMALGERGTILSRLLAAAMREGRMSAGISSDEGIKERAASSFGEIVRAEGRKVRTGMGILATIGATSPFVGLFGTVWGIMNSFIGISKSQTTNLAVVAPGIAEALLATAIGLVAAIPAVIIYNHFSRVTKAYMEIVGRAQGAAGRLLSRDLDRTHSSSHARAAAE
- a CDS encoding TonB family protein, which gives rise to MSELDRKSSWRLWLIAALVAVLLHVGGIAAAVFEMQQEEDDDGLGANAIEVGMEMVSPDVEPTDLPQGPDSEASTASPAVQEQKAVEKQSDLPKETPHESEEPDQVVTESKATKPEEETPEKAQKQQQASQESVASEAAAQQKLDDSKTGEKAQAQQGGIGTDKKRLSTIWSKQLSAYLEKNKRYPQDRQQKTAEVTVNFEIDRVGKVLAVRVVKGSGDAAFDEAAVAMVRRSDPLPAPPPLIADDGLSFTVPVIFRVKGKG